A window of Formosa sp. Hel1_31_208 contains these coding sequences:
- a CDS encoding lipocalin family protein: protein MKSFFRFYLLFSLITVAFSCSEDDSGDSQSTDPINIQFIRFGDNLVPSSVVPRTTYWDTDSNRQVTSYLNTDISGNIFKLSKLVGDDGSGLSNVISFDQNGIINSVYQQDPITGVISNKVFVLEDEATGNVYFGNEDGVQEIASGTSLSDFGNFLNSDDDLLASDALNTSKNIIEKLLFYGNDTSTNRSSLNFGALFIGAVAIIAIMALAGSATITTTVGEQINSGGNFSECQWTNSCESERRANNEENFCSIPYTDFICSEVVDVTESPCEDSNLEVIIGVDPGNLLVAIVNGDSLDYDFYWSTGETDTGSCCDDITVTEDGTYYVIAIDDNGCVAFASATVSNDEIDPSLIIGTWKLTEQTENGVSTFDINQCDNLVTEIYNGTQLSSTVYYDSTSETEANDCLATETITSDYTIEDGNFLYDTYEGDTDISEILLLNDTTLVLESVDGPFTYVETYARQ, encoded by the coding sequence ATGAAGAGTTTTTTCCGTTTCTATTTATTATTTAGTTTAATTACAGTTGCATTTTCTTGTTCTGAGGATGATAGTGGCGATTCACAATCCACCGACCCTATTAATATCCAATTTATTAGATTTGGAGATAATCTTGTGCCAAGTTCAGTGGTTCCTAGAACAACGTATTGGGATACAGATAGTAATCGTCAAGTTACCTCTTATTTAAATACTGATATCAGTGGAAATATATTTAAGTTATCAAAACTAGTAGGAGATGATGGATCCGGTTTATCTAATGTGATTTCATTTGATCAAAATGGAATAATTAATTCCGTGTATCAACAAGACCCTATAACTGGAGTAATATCCAATAAAGTTTTTGTTTTAGAAGATGAAGCTACTGGCAATGTGTATTTTGGAAATGAAGACGGAGTTCAAGAAATTGCAAGTGGAACATCGTTAAGCGATTTTGGTAATTTTTTGAATTCTGATGATGATTTGTTAGCGTCAGATGCTCTTAATACAAGTAAAAATATCATTGAAAAACTTCTTTTTTATGGCAATGATACCAGCACAAATAGATCAAGTTTAAATTTTGGGGCTCTTTTTATTGGTGCAGTTGCTATAATTGCTATCATGGCGTTAGCAGGATCAGCAACTATAACAACTACTGTTGGAGAGCAGATTAATTCTGGAGGAAATTTTTCTGAATGTCAATGGACTAACTCATGTGAATCTGAAAGACGAGCAAACAACGAAGAAAATTTTTGTTCGATTCCTTATACAGATTTTATTTGTTCTGAAGTAGTCGATGTTACCGAAAGCCCATGCGAAGATTCTAACTTAGAAGTCATCATTGGCGTAGATCCAGGTAATTTATTAGTGGCGATTGTGAATGGAGATTCACTTGATTATGATTTTTATTGGTCTACAGGAGAAACAGATACGGGCTCATGTTGTGACGATATTACGGTTACTGAAGATGGGACTTATTACGTCATCGCAATAGATGATAATGGTTGTGTAGCTTTTGCTTCTGCGACTGTATCTAATGATGAAATAGATCCAAGTTTAATTATTGGCACATGGAAGTTAACCGAGCAAACTGAAAATGGAGTTAGTACTTTTGATATAAATCAATGTGATAATCTGGTAACGGAAATTTATAATGGTACACAATTAAGTTCTACAGTATATTATGATTCAACTTCAGAAACAGAAGCGAATGACTGTCTTGCAACAGAAACCATAACCAGTGATTACACAATTGAAGATGGTAATTTCTTATATGATACTTATGAAGGGGATACAGATATTTCAGAAATCTTACTGCTAAATGATACGACTTTAGTATTAGAATCAGTAGATGGTCCTTTTACTTATGTCGAGACTTATGCAAGACAATAA